The Macadamia integrifolia cultivar HAES 741 chromosome 3, SCU_Mint_v3, whole genome shotgun sequence genome segment ATCTTAGGCTCAAGTTATATAGTTGGACATTCGAGGGTTGATTCGGGGATTCTTGTGTCTTCTGAAGATAAGGATTCAATTCACTTTATTGGCCAGTATTAGTTGCCACGATACCAATATTAATATCAatatcgatacatatcaatTGATACaagattaattaaaaaaagatgTGCATGACGTATCAGTCAATCAATATCCATTTGGTATCAATCACAAGTTCACAAACTGATACTTAAAACTCATAAGAGGCTAGAGGAAGGGGCAGTGCTGTGAGGTCCACATGCAAGGGAGGAGAGAGTGTGTGTCACCGTTCAAATCTATAAAGTGTACataatgatttatttttcttctatctGAAGAGTAattgttatttattattattattttcaaagGATAGAATTTATCTCTACCATGGGTGTGGAGGGAATCTCTACATCCACACTCATTGGTATTTTTACTTTGCTATAGAGGGATAATTTCAACTTCGTCAATAGGAAATGAAAGTGCAATGATGACCCATGTATACTCACAACGTCACATAACCCATGAAAAAGATATTTCTATATTTTACTGATTGATGGAAAAATTTAGTCCTGTTTCTATAACAAAGGTTAATGTGattcgaaaaaataaaataaataaaataaaaaattattcgaattaaaatttacttttaagtctgtgtttggtagtcaagagaagaaaagaaaggaaatgaaaaagtACTTTTAAatctgtgtttggtagtcaagagaacaaaagaaaagaaatgaaaaaagtatacttttgtactttttttttctggggttaagaatttttctttgcacttggtatgccTTCACTCAAGAgaagattccccttttcaaatttaaaattcccATTGagaattgtaaaattttcttttgttttcacgatttttttttctgcccaaaacacaagaaacatgtgaaaaaatatgaaaacataataaaacaaaaaatgaatgattacacaatgatttcctatgtgtttatttctctcttaaaattcaaatttttttgaatttttttcttttcttcttttggtgaccaaacatacatactctttttattttttcaccatttcttttcttttcttctcttctcttggctaccaaacatagcctaagctCTCATCAGAGTAAAAAACTGAGAATTTTTGGCCCAACACCCTAGAATCATTGAGTTTTCAAATTTGAGGGCCGAATATAGGGAATCGGCAGGGACCGATATGATCCCTGAATCGAGAGCTAGCTCCTTGTGGGCTCGTCGGTTGTCACCTTCAAGTTGGGCTTACAGTTAACAAATCAAGCCCAACCCGGACCAAGTTGCATCCGTATCCAAAAAGAATTGAGAGAGCATATTTGGGGTAGATAGAGCCAGAGCATGAGGAAGCGTCCGTTCTGGAAGTCCCATAGTCGTCTGGTGAGAAATTCCTAGTACCCTCTTCTCCCCATCACCTTCGATGGCTTCCCAATCGATTAGTACTTTCTCGCTCTGCTCTCAATCACCCACCCTTAATCTGAAATTCTCAAGACTTGGATTTTCCTATGGACCCAAAGTAATTCTTTCAAGTTCAATCCATCCGACCCAGCTGCAGAAATCACTGTTCTTTCCTTCCCAACTCCAAACCAGTAATCCACAATTGTGTAGGCTTCATTCACTTCCATACTTCCTCCCTCGTCAACCATTTCTTCCAGTACCCCATTTAAATAGTTCCAGAGTATGTTCTTTCTTCAATCCCCAGAACAgtattttcaaacaaaaaatagtTGTTTTGATTGTTTGGTCTTTCATTTTCTTGGGGAGTTTTAACTCTCGACCGGCTCTGGCACAACCCACAACCCAGAAAAGCACTTCTTCTGCACCTATGGAAGAAACAAGAGATACCCAGAATGACCAAAATGATAACGAGGATTTGTATTTGAAGATATTGGAGAAGAACCCGAGGGATGTTGAAGCTTTGAAAGTGATTTTGTATGCTAAGATGAGGAAACGGAAGACCAAGGAGGCTGTGAAGTATGTGGAGAAATTGATTGATATCCAGCCGAATGAAATAGAATGGAGGCTTCTTCAAGCTCTTACCTATGAGATGATGGGGCACCTCAGCAGGGCGAAGACACTGTTCAAGCAAATCCTTGAGGAGAGGCCTCTTTTACTTAGAGCTTTGCATGTATGATTCCTATTCTCcgtttattctttattttttcagttCTTTTTGGCCTTCATAGCTGTATGCGTTTTATATGTGTGtctgatttctttttcttttttcctggtAGATTTAATCATCCAACTGTTTAAAGACTATAAAATAGATATACAAAGGGACttccatcccaaaaaaaaaaacacaaaggaaCATGTAAGCCCATCAACTCACTTTTGAATAATTGAGATAGTTTAAAAAGGCATGTCAGTTTGAATTGGCCTGATTTCTAGTTCTTTGTGATTTTTTACAATATCTTATATTGTGTAGGGATCATTGTTTTGTGTAGATCCATTGCTCATTATTTTAAGTACTGGATCAGCCAATCAATATCAATTTTGTGAACCAAATAATTAAAAGCGAAACAAAGTGAGAAGGTATGCAGTTTCGATTAGAGATGAAGGAATACACATTTAAATGTTTTGGTTCTTGAGATCATCTTCCGATCATAGTGATGAATCTTTAATTCCTCAACTTCAATCAaaatatttctcaaaattttcctGTTGCAAATGTTGTGTTTAGCTCTTCAAAACTAGTTTCTCTATTTCTATGGAATACCACCTATGACGAGACACATAAAATGAAGCAAATCTTATAGGAGGCACAGGGAAAAGGCCTTGTAACGTTCCTGATGAACCAACTTTCTTTGCCAAGTTGTATTCTTCTAGTAGGTTATCGGAATTCcaacaacatccaaaatctTTTTGTTTGTGTAGATACTTTTGCAGTTCCATGGGAGTTTGCAGTCCGCTAAATAATTGAGCTAGTTTGAATTTAGTCAATATAACTTTTGGATCTTctcatttttcccctttttcctgTCCCTTGTAGGTTTATGTAGATCAGAAGAGAGTTCATTTAAATTCATTACAAGCTCACAACGCTTcctacagttttttttttttttttttgggtgggaggGGAGGGTTTTGGAGGGAGGAAGGGGGTTGGGAGTGGGCAGATGCTGTTGTTCAATTGATCTCACCATGCTCATCTTCCACAGGGTCTGGCAATGGTGATGCACAAGAACCATGAAGGCCCAGCTGTCTTTGATATGTTGGACAAGGCTTTGAAACTTGCTCAACGTGAGAAAAGAGTCACCGAGGAGCGGAATATAAGAATTTTAATTGCACAGATGCATGTTGTGAAGGTGGTAATTTAGATTCCCTCCCCCAATAAACTGATCCCAGTTATTGAAGTGTGATGTcgaaaaaattttgatttccttGTCTATGCTGTATGTTAACTTTGTCCATTGAAGGCAATGTTCTTGTCTCCTATGCAGGGTAACTTGGAGGAAGGCTTGAAAGACTTCCAAGATCTGGTTAATGAGAATCCCTGGGATTTTCGGCCTTATCTTTGCCAGGTGGAAATTGAACTCAATACTGCTAGTTCCTGCTAATCCATCTTTTGCATGAATGATTTTGTACTATCATATTTTTCATGTGCAATGCAATTTGGGCTCCTGCTTTAATATTTAAAGGGAAAACTAAAAGCGGCATAAGGGAATTTTTGGAAGGGTTTTAGGATCTACCTTGCAAAGTACCTTCTATTAAGTGATTTTCATTTCTCTGTTCATTCTTgaggatttgaaaaaaaaattgtttagaaACAAGCAATTATATTTGTAGTTTCATCACTGGTTTACCAATTCTGGGTTTCTGTTTTAGGGGATAATCTACAGCTTGCAGGGTAAAAAGGAGGAAGCACAGGAGCAGTTCGAGACATATCAGAGTCTTGTCCCTGAAGAGTTTCCCCAAAGAGGATTCCTTGATGATGTGGTACTGGCAGCCAAGGCAGAATCTCGGCAACAGCTGGAGAAGGATTTTGATGTTGAATTCTCCTACAGGAAGTGAAAATCAATAATCAATATGCAGAGAAAATCTGTTGGGTGGTATGTTATGGATAACTAGAAATCTCTATATACTATTTATCGGTCGCAGCTCTCAAGAAAGGGACTAATCTCTCTAAGGGGTTCGTTTTGCACCAGGTGAGATGGTTAACTGTTTATATCATTTTTATGTTCCAACTTCTCATGCACTAAAAATGTGCTGCCTAACCGGCAACCCAGACATTTCTCTATTGGTGGTGCTTGCTTGAGCACCACCTTAGGAGAAGCGTGGTGGGGTGGGTTTGAGCAGCATATCCTGGAAAGTTGTAAACTGGAGGGTCATAATTATTTGATCTAAAGCTAGAACCTGGTTGTCCTGCAAATCATGGGAAAGTTGTAAAATGGAGGGTCATAATTAGTTGATTAGTATGAATTAGGTCTTCTAAGTGGTGGTCCTCTGGCTTATGTTTGATGAATCTGCCAGTTTTGTCAATGTAATGCAATGGACCACCATGGCACCACCATCTAAGAGTTTGGGGGTTGGGGATCAACATAGTTTATTATTCCACTATTCTAAGATATCCCAAATGCACtgggaagaagaaataagggaaAGGATTATTTTAGAACAGTCTATAAATCCATATATATGTCACACCTGCTGGAGGTATTTCTGCCTCCTAACAGCTGGCCCCACAAACCGAATACCCTGAGCAGAATAACAACTTGATGATTGATCAGATGACttctttttcagaagaaaaatGCTATTTTGTTCCTAGTTATGCCTTGGACAGTGGTCATGGTTCCAATCATATTTCTTTAGGTAAGAGATGCTACAGGAAATATGTAACCAACGAGTGGTGAGTTTCCAACCAGTTGCAAAGGGGCAAAATGCATTCCATTTAATACTTTTACCTATATTTTGAGTTTACTTACATGAAGCTAATCCCCCATTTGATATTTTGGCATAGGATGAGATCAAGGTTAGGCATGATTATCAAcacctagaaaagaaaaaaagacacaaGAGCCATCTGTTGGCACTGCAACAGCTTCCAGTAGTTCGAGTATGCACCCATAACTAATTTAGTGAAATATTTTTGGAGGAGCAGGCACTTCTGAAAACTTTAGCTGCTATAAGTTTTGTAGAATTATTAcatcaaattttccatttcCAAGCAACATGTAAGAGAAGGAGAGGTTTGCAACTTTGCATTGTGACTACTTAAGGGAGATTGCAGCACAAGTTCTGGCTGGGGGAACAGCTATATTCCCAGCAGAGTCGTAAACAATGATGCCAGAGTAGTCTGGGAGCTGGCATTTTTCACCCATGAGTATGTTCTTCTGCCAAACACAGACATCTTCTTCTCCAGCCATGCTTTCTTCACCATATCCTGGTTGGACCTGATGAACCCTTTTGGTTGTTATGAATGATCCTTCTGTGTTGAGATGTATGACAGGTTCATCAGAAGAGAAACCGTAACACCTACGCCAGTTACGCCTTTTCCATGAATGAGAAGCACACACGAAGAGTGCAAAGGCACTGAGGAGGAATGCTGCAATGCCGAAGCTTGCCTGAGCCATGCTTTCCGCATGGAGTACAATGGGAAGTTGACGAGCCATTGGAAGTCCAATGAGGGAGGATAGATCACAGTGAAGGGAGTTTATGTGGTAATGGTTTGCTACTTTGCCAAGGGGAGTTGTTAGGTATCTGAGGATTTGTTAAGAGGAATTTAGGTTGGGTTGGATCTTGGTTTTAGCATCAAGGAATGGTGGGTTTGGTAACCCAACCTCCTTTGTCATTGTACTGGTTGTGGTTCAAGCCAGACAAATATATTTCATGCCCAATTGGATTCAAAAttgatttgaaaaaagaaaagaaaaaaaaaaagagacaggTCTACAGAGAAGGGTACTCCATGACTCATCCTTCTCGTCTTGTTCACCTACTCTCAACAAGGTTTCTCCATGGCCTGCCTACTTTTGCCTCATGGTTGTCTATCCTA includes the following:
- the LOC122074893 gene encoding protein SLOW GREEN 1, chloroplastic-like gives rise to the protein MASQSISTFSLCSQSPTLNLKFSRLGFSYGPKVILSSSIHPTQLQKSLFFPSQLQTSNPQLCRLHSLPYFLPRQPFLPVPHLNSSRVCSFFNPQNSIFKQKIVVLIVWSFIFLGSFNSRPALAQPTTQKSTSSAPMEETRDTQNDQNDNEDLYLKILEKNPRDVEALKVILYAKMRKRKTKEAVKYVEKLIDIQPNEIEWRLLQALTYEMMGHLSRAKTLFKQILEERPLLLRALHGLAMVMHKNHEGPAVFDMLDKALKLAQREKRVTEERNIRILIAQMHVVKGNLEEGLKDFQDLVNENPWDFRPYLCQGIIYSLQGKKEEAQEQFETYQSLVPEEFPQRGFLDDVVLAAKAESRQQLEKDFDVEFSYRK